Proteins encoded within one genomic window of Panicum virgatum strain AP13 chromosome 1N, P.virgatum_v5, whole genome shotgun sequence:
- the LOC120653706 gene encoding uncharacterized protein LOC120653706 codes for MAEAAVNVDDTIDEELMHECDRDNPNMSVGAHYKDKFRANCSSVGCPWIIRVRTQHDGSVRIQINEGEHICASTQRVVSKMANIGWVAERAIPLLKKDPQMGAKQLQEELKYKYKIEIPYQTMYNGRQRAADKLFGKWDDSFDWLYGFKAEIELRSPGSVVEIDTITDPNDGKIRFSRFFCAFKASIDGFVNGCRPYLSVDSTALNGMWNGHMPAALGLDGHNWMFPVAFGLFDSETKEN; via the exons ATGGCTGAAGCAGCTGTTAATGTTGATGACACTATTGATGAAGAACTAATGCATGAATGTGATAGGGATAATCCAAATATGAGTGTTGGCGCACATT ACAAAGACAAATTTAGGGCTAATTGTTCTTCTGTTGGCTGCCCATGGATCATTAGAGTTAGAACACAACATGATGGCAGCGTCAGG ATACAAATCAATGAGGGTGAGCATATTTGTGCATCTACCCAAAGGGTTGTAAGCAAGATGGCCAATATAGGTTGGGTGGCAGAGAGAGCAATCCCACTTCTCAAGAAGGACCCACAAATGGGGGCAAAACAACTCCAAGAAGAGCTGAAGTACAAGTACAAAATTGAGATACCATATCAGACAATGTACAATGGCAGGCAGAGAGCAGCTGATAAGCTTTTTGGTAAGTGGGATGATTCATTCGATTGGTTGTATGGATTTAAAGCAGAGATAGAGTTGAGATCTCCTGGGAGTGTTGTAGAGATAGATACAATCACTGATCCTAATGATGGAAAAATTAGATTTAGTAGATTTTTCTGTGCATTCAAAGCTAGTATAGATGGCTTTGTGAATGGCTGTAGGCCTTACCTGAGTGTAGATTCCACTGCACTGAATGGGATGTGGAATGGCCATATGCCTGCAGCCTTAGGTCTGGATGGACACAACTGGATGTTTCCTGTGGCATTTGGATTATTTGACTCAGAGACAAAGGAAAACTAG
- the LOC120656863 gene encoding acetylornithine deacetylase-like has translation MAAPAPAPAPLKDAVGGLDRDGFVALLSKLIGESARLQNDPPVHRPQEDLVAQHVVDALRPVSTETGGGPLVVRKVSYAEGRSNVIVEYPGTVPGRVVSFVGMHMDVVPANPSEWDFDPFSLTFDSEDKDKLRGRGTTDCLGHVALVAQLMRRLGEVKPPLKHSVIAVFIANEENSSVTGIGVDGLVKDGLLDKLKTGPLFWIDTADKQPCIGTGGMIPWHLKATGKLFHSGLAHKAINSMEMNMEALKEIQKKFYTDFPPHEKEKVYKFATPSTMKPTKWSYPGGGLNQIPGECTISGDIRLTPFYSTSHVVEKLKEYVEDINERLETTLDTRGPVSKYVLPDENLRGRLEISFDGDVMNGVACNLESRGFKALCKATEEIVGHVEPYSITGSLPLIRELQDEGFDVQTAGYGLLKTYHAKNEYCLFSDMAQGFQVFVSIISQLEEEV, from the exons ATGgcagctccggcgccggcgccggcgccgctcaaGGACGCCGTGGGCGGCCTCGACCGCGACGGCTTCGTCGCCCTCCTCTCCAAGCTCATCGGCGAGTCCGCGCGCCTGCAGAACGACCCGCCGGTCCACAGGCCGCAGGAGGACCTCGTGGCGCAGCACGTCGTCGACGCGCTCCGGCCGGTGTCCACCGAGACCGGGGGCGGCCCACTCGTCGTGCGGAAGGTCAGCTACGCCGAGGGCAGGAGCAACGTCATCGTCGAGTACCCAGGCACCGTCCCCGGCCGCGTCGTCTCCTTCGTCGGCATGCACATGGACGTCGTCCCGGCCAACCCCAGCGAGTGG GACTTTGATCCTTTCTCACTAACCTTTGATAGTGAAGACAAGGATAAGCTTCGGGGACGTGGGACAACTGACTGTCTTGGCCATGTTGCGCTGGTGGCTCAGCTAATGCGGCGGCTTGGTGAGGTCAAGCCACCCTTGAAGCATTCTGTCATTGCCGTGTTCATTGCCAATGAGGAGAACTCATCTGTCACTGGCATTGGTGTTGATGGCCTCGTGAAGGATGGCTTGCTTGACAAGCTCAAGACTGGGCCCTT GTTCTGGATAGACACAGCTGATAAGCAACCATGCATTGGCACCGGTGGAATGATTCCATGGCACCTCAAAGCAACAGGGAAGCTGTTCCACAGTGGTCTTGCACATAAG GCCATAAATTCGATGGAGATGAACATGGAAGCACTAAAAGAAATCCAGAAAAAGTTTTATACTGACTTCCCTCCACATGAGAAAGAGAAAGTCTATAAGTTTGCTACTCCATCGACAATGAAGCCAACTAAATGGAGCT ATCCTGGTGGAGGGCTTAATCAAATTCCCGGAGAATGTACAATTTCAGGAGATATAAG GTTGACTCCTTTCTATAG CACTTCCCATGTCGTGGAGAAGTTGAAGGAATATGTAGAGGACATAAATGAGAGGCTCGAGACAACTCTTGATACCCGTGGTCCCGTGTCCAAATATGTTCTTCCTGATGAAAATCTGCGAGGAAG GCTTGAAATCAGTtttgatggagatgtgatgaatGGGGTTGCCTGCAATCTGGAGTCTCGAGGCTTTAAAGCATTATGCAAAGCAACTGAGGAAATAGTTGGCCATGTGGAACCATATTCCATCACCGGGAGTCTACCTCTGATTAGGGAATTACAG GACGAAGGATTTGATGTTCAAACAGCTGGATATG GCTTACTGAAGACGTACCACGCCAAGAACGAGTACTGCTTGTTTTCAGACATGGCCCAAGGCTTTCAGGTATTTGTGAGCATCATTTCACAGCTGGAAGAGGAGGTCTGA